Within the Staphylococcus argenteus genome, the region TGTTCATTTGCAATTTGTTTTGCTACTTCAATTTCAGTATCATGTCTTTGTCCGTAATTAAAAGTTACGAGTTCGACTTCTTTAAAATGCTTTTTTGCATAAAATAGACACGTTGTACTGTCTTGACCACCGCTAAAGACGACGATTGCTTTTTCATTATTTAATACGCTTTCCATTATTATAATCGCTCCTATCATTTATAAAATTAATAGCGAGGTTAATGACATTGATAAGCTTCTTTATTAATAAAGAAAATAAAAAAAGCCTATCTCCATAAAAGATAGACGAAAGAAATGGGTTGCTCATATAATATAATTTATAAGGCATACCAACAGAAGTTTGAAATTTCAGTGTCTAGTTTTTTATAGAGGGTTTCAGCTAGGAACCTCTGATATTAATTTATGTACGAAGATTAGAATAAACCATATAGTAGTTAAAATCAAGGTCAGTCAAGTGACAATGCTACTAATGTTGAAGATACAAGAATAACATATTAAAAATAAATAACATAATTAGAATGGGAGTTTAATATGATTCTAGTCATAGATAACAATGATTCATTTACATATAACTTAATTGACTATATTAAGACACAAACCAAATTACCGGTTGAGGTTATAGGTATTGATTCACTTGTGATGGAACAGGTGATTAATATAGCGCCACAAGCAATCATTATTTCACCTGGACCTGGTAAACCAGATGATTATCCTTCACTTTATAAAGTAATAAAAAATTTTCATAAACAGATTCCAATTTTAGGTGTGTGTCTAGGCTTTCAATGTATCGTTTCGTATTTTGGTGGAAGAATAATACATAGCCGACGACCTGTACATGGACATACAACACAATTGCAACATTTAGGCGTGGGTATTTTTAAAGGTATTCCACAAAACTTTAATGTGATGCGTTATCACTCATTAATTGCTGAACAACAATCGTTCCCAAAATGCTTAACAATAACTGCCACAAATGATGAGAACATCATTATGGGATTAGAACATCAATCGTACCCAACGTATGGCGTACAATATCATCCTGAATCTATATTGAGTGAATATGGTTATAAACAAGTTGAATTATTTTTAGCAAAGGTGTGTGAAAATAGTGAAAATAGAATTTAATTATCGCTATTATTTAAATGTGCATGATTATGAGCAACATCATATTCAAATGAATGATTTAGTTGCTAAAAATATAGCTACAAATTTGAAGGAAGTGGGTAGTGTAATTCAATTTGCTGAAGCGCAACAACAGCAAGGTAATTATGTTGCATTATATTTAAGT harbors:
- a CDS encoding anthranilate synthase component II: MILVIDNNDSFTYNLIDYIKTQTKLPVEVIGIDSLVMEQVINIAPQAIIISPGPGKPDDYPSLYKVIKNFHKQIPILGVCLGFQCIVSYFGGRIIHSRRPVHGHTTQLQHLGVGIFKGIPQNFNVMRYHSLIAEQQSFPKCLTITATNDENIIMGLEHQSYPTYGVQYHPESILSEYGYKQVELFLAKVCENSENRI